Within Caproicibacterium argilliputei, the genomic segment GTCATTGTCCTGATACAGCAGCCCACGTTTTTCCACATCTTTAATAATCTCTTTGTCGATGTGATTTTCGATATTCAGAAATGCGAAAACGTGTTTCTGCAGTTCAGCAGTTTTTTGCGGCAGTTCTAGCTTGGCGGGCATGGATTCCATTTTGTCATTTGAGGGCGTAGGGGAATCAATCGCTTTCTCTGTGACTGTCTGTACCGGTTGTTCTTTTGGCTGTTCTTCTGGCTGGTCGATTGCAGCGAATGGCGTTGCGGCAGCTTTTTCCTGCTCGACCTGTTGTGCTTCCGAAACGGCGTTGTTCTCTTTGCCTTGCATCTCTTCTTGATAGAGAGTCTTGGAGTCTTTCAGAAGGTTGTCCGCCAATGTATCGGCAATGGCGTAGGTTTCTATATAAAGCTTTGCAGAATCCTCGACAATCTGACGGCTTGCTTCATAGGAAATTCCGGCATCCCGAAAAGCGGCGGCTTCCGCCTGAATCAACTGCCGGAGTTTTTCTTGATGACCTTCCGAATTTTTTTCCGCAACCGTTTCAGCAGACCGTTCTGTTTGCTGTACCGTTTCAGCCTGCTGCCGTTCCTCTAAAGTTTCCGGTTCAGCAGTAGAAACAGCTTCTTGTACGGCCTGCAGCGGCGGTTGGTAAACCTGCTCCTGTGCTGTCTGACGATTGCCGGTAAAGAAATTTCGGACACGGGTACGCACCGATTGCCAAAGATTTCCCAGACGTTCGCGGATGGAGGGTTTCGGCACCTCTTGTTCCGGTTCTGGCTGCTCCGGCTGCGGGTTTATGGTCTGCTTCTTCCGACTGGATTCCGGCTGCTTTATGGGCCGCTGCCAACCGCTGCATCAATTGTTCCAGCTTGTCCTGTTCATCCATAACGGATCACTCCTTTTACATATTTGCCGCCATCTGCGGGGCCGCCGGTTGGGGCATTGTTCTGGTCGGCTGATCCTGCTGGGCAGACCGGGCTTTCTCTTTCTTACAAAGCAAATATTCGTTTACATCTTTGCCTTCCGGCACTTTCCAAGCAGAAACAGATACATTGGGCAGATTCTTATGCATATAATCCTGTATTTTCTGGTCTGCATCTAGCCCGGCCTTGTCATTGTCCAATGCAAGAACCACTGACTTAATGGATGGATCAGCCTTTAGGCGTTCGTAAAGGATGTACGCTTTGCTGGTGCCGTTAAGTGCCAGATAATTACTGTTCATTGCATCATGCCCGCCCTGCTCCCGCAAGGTCATCAGGGACATGGCATCAATCGGCGCTTCGGTCACGTACAGCTTGTCGGCATGATTATCCACATACCAGCCCACGTGCTGATCACTGCCAGCAACGTCGCACTTATACGACCGCTTGCCAGGCTGCGGTTTTTCTGTACCCTGCCGAGCTGCATATACAGCCTTTCCCTGCGCGTTCATGCCGACAAAAATAGCCATGCCTTTGTTCTGATAGAGCAAGCCTCGCTGGGTGCATTGTTCGATTACGCTGCTGCTGATGCCGCGGTCGTGGTGCAGGTACTGCACAGCCTTGCGCATATCTGCGCTTTTTTCTGGCAGACGGAACGGCTTTTTCTCTGGTTG encodes:
- a CDS encoding DUF3991 domain-containing protein, giving the protein MPKPSIRERLGNLWQSVRTRVRNFFTGNRQTAQEQVYQPPLQAVQEAVSTAEPETLEERQQAETVQQTERSAETVAEKNSEGHQEKLRQLIQAEAAAFRDAGISYEASRQIVEDSAKLYIETYAIADTLADNLLKDSKTLYQEEMQGKENNAVSEAQQVEQEKAAATPFAAIDQPEEQPKEQPVQTVTEKAIDSPTPSNDKMESMPAKLELPQKTAELQKHVFAFLNIENHIDKEIIKDVEKRGLLYQDNDRNAVFVSQSKDGKPVAAVQHTTLPKSQFTAEVSGSNPTAGWLVNNHANKLFVTETPVDAMALMTLRKARGENLTDANYLAVGKEAAASITHCLKENPQIEDVVLASGKTEIQDLTAEIKTAGQDLSVQAQEQTGGAVGVLKRKVAQAQNRSASPQTQQKTVSKAHQQEPVAPSL